The Vicia villosa cultivar HV-30 ecotype Madison, WI linkage group LG1, Vvil1.0, whole genome shotgun sequence genome includes a region encoding these proteins:
- the LOC131638078 gene encoding 2-oxoglutarate and iron-dependent oxygenase domain-containing protein CP2-like: MYHHHHQNGSLERRAQASNGDIATNNGTNAVLGASNSNSNSITRLLGNPRIDHIPDNYEDLPLDFNPLVFTSLERHLPSHILTLSRDLKAHYMSNILLRYLPHSERIRMQKQREYRLRIILNYPPLHKEIYTKLSENFFAPSFLRAIKDNTEASFRSIMAEPSRGIYTFEIFQPYFCEMLISEVDHFERWVNETKVRIMRPNTMNQYGAVLDDFGLESMLDKLMNDFIRPIARVFFSEIGGSTLDSHHGFAVEYGANRDVELGFHVDDAEVTLNICLGTQFSGGELFFRGVRCDEHVNTETQSGEIFDYHHVPGHAVLHSGRHRHGARPTISGNRINLILWCRSSAFREIKKYKREFPSWCGECKRKKKERERISVAATKAELLKRELKSAS; this comes from the exons atgtATCACCACCACCACCAGAACGGTTCCTTGGAGCGCAGAGCTCAAGCTTCAAACGGAGACATTGCTACTAACAATGGCACTAATGCTGTACTCGGTGCTTCCAATTCCAATTCCAATTCCATTACCAGACTTCTTGGAAACCCTAGAATTGATCACATACCTGATAATTATGAAGACCTTCCTTTGGATTTCAACCCTCTTGTTTTCACTTCACTCGAAAGACACCTTCCTTCTCATATTCTTACCCTTTCCAGAGACCTCAAAGCTCACTACATGTCTAATATTCTACTCCGTTATTTGCCTCACAGTGAACGCATTAGG ATGCAAAAACAGAGGGAATACAGGCTAAGGATCATATTAAACTATCCT CCGCTTCATAAGGAGATATATACTAAGCTCAGTGAAAACTTTTTTGCACCCTCATTTCTCAGAGCTATTAAAGATAATACAGAAGCGAGTTTCAGAAGTATAATGGCAGAACCCTCCCGAGGAATTTACACGTTTGAAATATTTCAACCATATTTTTGTGAAATGTTGATATCAGAG GTAGATCATTTTGAAAGATGGGTCAACGAGACCAAAGTCAGAATCATGCGACCTAATACAATGAATCAATATGGTGCTGTTCTTGATGATTTTGGCCTAGAATCCATGCTTGATAAATTGATGAATGATTTCATACGTCCTATAGCCCGAG ttttcttttctgaAATCGGTGGATCCACACTGGACTCTCATCATGGTTTTGCTGTTGAATATGGAGCCAATAGAGATGTGGAACTTG GGTTCCACGTGGATGATGCAGAAGTCACCTTAAATATTTGCCTGGGAACACAATTTTCAGGCGGTGAACTGTTCTTCCGAGGTGTTCGATGTGATGAACACGTGAATACAGAGACCCAATCAGGG GAGATATTCGATTATCATCATGTTCCAGGACATGCAGTCCTTCATTCTGGTCGCCACCGTCATGGTGCTAGACCTACAATATCTGGGAATCGGATCAACTTAATTCTATGGTGTAGAAG TTCGGCGTTTAGAGAGATCAAGAAATACAAGAGAGAATTTCCTAGCTGGTGTGGAGAATGCAAACGCAAGAAGAAGGAAAGAGAGCGTATATCAGTTGCTGCCACCAAAGCG GAATTACTGAAGAGGGAGCTTAAATCCGCCTCATGA